DNA from Thermococcus sp. LS1:
GAGATGGCAATAATAGACCTTTTTGGTTCAAGGTACCTCTCAAAGGAGGACATTCCAAACGTCTTCTACCTAGATAAGGTCGAGCCGGAAACTCTGAACCCGAAGATAGAACGCATATATACCACCAATTTGAAGGAATATCTCTCGGAGAAGCCAGTACTTCGTCTGATATATACACTTGACGGGGCTTCACTCCTCCTGGGGGAGGATAATACTCTGAAGCTCCTGAATCAGACTCTTGCCTCGAAGAGTGTTCAGTTCCCGAGTTCCACACTGGTCCTTGCCCTTAATAAGGATGTGGTCTCTCAGCGCTTTGTTGCGTGGGTAGCGAGCATAAGTGACTACGTTATTCTTGCAAGATCTCAGCTCGACGAAGATGGCCCAAGAGAGTTCCTTTATTTGATAACAGCTCCATACGAGGAGTTTGAACCAACGGCCTATTCCTTCAGAGTCACCAAAGACAAAGGAATAGAAAAGCTAAAGGTGAGAAAGATCAGCCCCTGAACTTGGGCCTCTTTGAGAGGAGAAGCGGCAGCGGCCTCGGCTTGTAGGGGAAGCCCTCAGTCTGGCTCCTTATCTCCCTTATGAGGTCCTCGAGCTGCATCTCGACCTGCTTTCCGTCGCTCCTTCTCCTGACGGTTATCGTGTTCTGCTCCTTCTCGTTCCTGCCGACGACGATAACGTAAGGAATCCACTCCTTCTCGGCCTTCCTTATCTTCTTGTTGAGCCTGTCGGAGGTGTCATCAACGTCGACGCGAATCTTGGCACCCTCGAGCTTTCCTGCAACGTAGAGCGCGTAGTCGAGAACTTCCTCGCTGACAGGAATGACACGAACCTGTATCGGGCTGAGCCAGAGCGGGAACATCGGCTTGACGCCCTTGGCCTGGAGCTTGGCCTGCTTTTCGAGGATTGCGTACATAACCCTCTCGATGGCGCCGCTCGGCGAGCAGTGGAGGATGAGCGGGTACTTCTCCTTGCCGTCCTCGTCATAGTAGGTTATGCCGAACCTTTCGGCGTTCTCGACGTCTATCTGGACGGTGCTAAGGGCGGCAGCCTTGTCGAGGTTGTCCACGAAGTTGAACTCAAACTTGAGTATGAAGTAGAAGAACCTCTGCTTCCACATCTCTATCAGGACGGGCTTGCCTATTATCTTTGCCAGCTCGACGATGAAATCTCTGTTCTCGTTCCAGAAGTCTTCGGTGAACCTTATGGCCACCTCGTAGTCTTCTGGGGTAAGCCCGACACCCTTGAGGACCTCCATACTGAGCTTGTACTGCTTCTTGAACTCGTCCATGGCCTGCTTGAGGTCCTTAGCGACGGTGTGCATATCTGGCATCGTGAAGGCCCTAAGTCTTCTGAGGCCGGAAAGCTCACCGCTCTTCTCGCGCCTGAAAGAGTATCTAGTCAGTTCATACATCCTCAGCGGCAGGTTGCGGTAGCTTATAATGGCATCCTTCTTGATGAGGAACTGGCCGAAACAGGCAGCAAAGCGGAGGAAGAACTTCTTGTCGCCGCTCTTAACGATGTACTGCCTCGCCGGGAAGCGGTTGAGGTACTTCTCAAGCGCTGGGTGCTCGAAGTCGTACATAATCGGGGTCTCGACTTCCATCGCGCCGTATTCGACGACTTTCTCCGTGACGTACTGCTCCAGCAGTCCCTTGATGAGCCTGCCCTTCGGGTAGTAGCGCAGGTTTCCGGGGTCGCTTCCTGGTTCGTAGTCAACAAGCTCCTGTTCGAGCATTATTCTGACGTGAGGCGGTTCTTTGTCGGCTATCCTGCTCTTGCTTATCTCGTAGTTGGCGAACTTTCTGAGGTTCTCGTGGCCGGTGAAGTCGAACTTGTCAACCTCTATGAGCTCACCTTCTGGGGTTAGGATGTACCAGTAGCTGACGAGCTCCTCCTCTTTCTTGAGTGCTTCTGGAACCTCTTCCTCAGCCTTGGCCTCGCCGCTCGGGACTATCGTCCTGCTGAGTTCGGCCAGGGGGTGGCCCTTGCAGCTCAGCTTGAAGGCCTTGTAGTAGCCGAAGGGGGCGCGCTTGACGTTGAAGCCCTCCTCCCTGAGCTTCTCTTCGATCTTCCTGAGAACC
Protein-coding regions in this window:
- a CDS encoding threonine--tRNA ligase codes for the protein MRMLLIHSDYLEYEVKDNALKNPEPISEEQKKGRLEEVLAVFISVEKVDETNPDEVVEKAVNEIKDVASQVKAENVFVYPFAHLSSELAKPDVALEVLRKIEEKLREEGFNVKRAPFGYYKAFKLSCKGHPLAELSRTIVPSGEAKAEEEVPEALKKEEELVSYWYILTPEGELIEVDKFDFTGHENLRKFANYEISKSRIADKEPPHVRIMLEQELVDYEPGSDPGNLRYYPKGRLIKGLLEQYVTEKVVEYGAMEVETPIMYDFEHPALEKYLNRFPARQYIVKSGDKKFFLRFAACFGQFLIKKDAIISYRNLPLRMYELTRYSFRREKSGELSGLRRLRAFTMPDMHTVAKDLKQAMDEFKKQYKLSMEVLKGVGLTPEDYEVAIRFTEDFWNENRDFIVELAKIIGKPVLIEMWKQRFFYFILKFEFNFVDNLDKAAALSTVQIDVENAERFGITYYDEDGKEKYPLILHCSPSGAIERVMYAILEKQAKLQAKGVKPMFPLWLSPIQVRVIPVSEEVLDYALYVAGKLEGAKIRVDVDDTSDRLNKKIRKAEKEWIPYVIVVGRNEKEQNTITVRRRSDGKQVEMQLEDLIREIRSQTEGFPYKPRPLPLLLSKRPKFRG